One part of the [Pantoea] beijingensis genome encodes these proteins:
- a CDS encoding cytochrome ubiquinol oxidase subunit I, which yields MFGLDAFELARIQFAFTVSFHIIFPAITIGLASFLMVLEGLWLKTKNETWRDLYHFWLKIFAVNFGMGVVSGLVMAYQFGTNWSGFSAFAGSISGPLLTYEVLTAFFLEAGFLGVMMFGWNRVGPGLHFFSTCMVALGTLMSTFWILASNSFMQTPQGYEIVNNQLIPVDWLKVVFNPSFPYRLLHMATASFLATAFFVGASGAWHLLKGNKTPAVKRMFSMAMWMALIVAPIQAGIGDAHGLNTLEHQPAKIAAIEGHWENKGSEPTPLILFGLPDMQAEQTKYAVEIPYLGSLILTHSLEKQIPALKSFAPEDRPNSTIVFWSFRIMVGLGLLMIAAGLWSLLLRFRHRLYEQRLFHRFVLLLGPSGLLAILAGWFTTEVGRQPWVVYGLLRTRDAVSAHGTLHMSLSLLAFILVYGSVFGVGVVYLLKLISKGPQPYVEHAATGGPGTPRTASRPLSAADEPLDDRRNH from the coding sequence ATGTTCGGTTTAGATGCATTCGAACTGGCAAGGATACAATTCGCGTTCACGGTCTCTTTCCATATTATTTTCCCCGCCATTACTATCGGTCTTGCAAGTTTTCTGATGGTGCTGGAGGGGCTATGGCTGAAAACTAAAAATGAAACCTGGCGCGATCTTTATCATTTCTGGTTGAAAATTTTCGCGGTTAACTTTGGTATGGGCGTGGTGTCCGGGCTGGTAATGGCTTATCAGTTTGGTACGAACTGGAGCGGTTTTTCAGCGTTTGCCGGCAGTATTTCCGGTCCGTTGCTGACCTATGAAGTATTAACGGCATTCTTCCTTGAGGCAGGTTTCCTCGGGGTTATGATGTTTGGCTGGAACCGCGTTGGACCAGGACTCCATTTCTTCTCCACTTGTATGGTCGCGTTGGGTACGCTGATGTCCACCTTCTGGATCCTGGCGTCCAATAGCTTTATGCAGACGCCCCAAGGATACGAAATCGTCAATAATCAGCTGATCCCCGTCGACTGGCTTAAAGTGGTCTTTAATCCCTCTTTCCCTTACCGCCTGTTGCATATGGCCACAGCATCATTCCTTGCAACCGCCTTTTTTGTCGGTGCCTCCGGTGCCTGGCATCTCCTCAAGGGGAACAAAACGCCAGCCGTGAAAAGAATGTTCTCAATGGCAATGTGGATGGCGCTGATCGTTGCGCCTATTCAGGCAGGAATTGGTGATGCACACGGCCTGAATACGCTGGAGCACCAGCCGGCTAAGATTGCCGCAATTGAAGGACACTGGGAGAATAAAGGCAGTGAGCCCACGCCACTGATCCTGTTTGGTTTACCGGATATGCAGGCAGAACAGACAAAATATGCGGTGGAGATCCCTTATCTGGGGAGCCTTATTCTGACCCACAGTCTCGAAAAACAGATCCCGGCACTAAAAAGCTTTGCGCCCGAAGATCGACCAAATTCGACTATCGTTTTCTGGTCATTTCGTATCATGGTCGGCCTGGGGTTACTGATGATAGCGGCGGGTCTCTGGAGTCTGTTATTGCGTTTTCGTCATCGCCTGTACGAACAACGCCTGTTTCATCGATTTGTATTGCTACTGGGGCCCTCCGGCCTGCTGGCCATTCTTGCTGGATGGTTTACAACTGAAGTGGGTCGCCAGCCGTGGGTTGTGTATGGTCTGCTACGGACGCGTGATGCGGTTTCTGCCCACGGGACTCTGCATATGTCGCTGAGCCTGCTGGCATTTATCCTGGTCTATGGTTCGGTATTTGGTGTTGGCGTAGTTTATCTACTGAAACTGATCAGTAAAGGGCCACAACCCTATGTCGAACACGCTGCGACAGGTGGGCCCGGTACACCGCGCACCGCCTCTCGACCACTTTCCGCGGCGGATGAGCCCCTTGACGATCGGAGAAACCACTGA
- the cydB gene encoding cytochrome d ubiquinol oxidase subunit II — MGIDLALIWFIIIVFSILMYVVMDGFDLGIGLLYPMMRKTADRDVMMNTVAPVWDGNETWLVMGGAALFGAFPLAYSVILDALAIPLMVMLIGLIFRGVAFEFRFKATPAHRPFWDKAFIAGSFVATFAQGVVLGAFLNGFPVDGRRWSGDVFDWFTPFSLFCGVGLLVAYALLGCSWLIIKTEGELLIAMRKLARPLLLALLVILAIVSGWTPLTHVAIAERWFTLPNLFFFLPVPILVLLVSWGLWRCAWDPNAHYAPFILTLVLVFLGFSGLGISIWPNLIPPAINFRDAAAPPQSLGFMLVGALFIIPLILVYTFWSYYVFRGKIKPEHGYH, encoded by the coding sequence ATGGGTATCGATCTTGCTTTGATCTGGTTCATTATTATCGTCTTTAGCATCCTGATGTATGTTGTCATGGACGGCTTTGATCTGGGTATCGGTTTGCTGTATCCCATGATGCGTAAAACCGCAGATCGCGATGTCATGATGAATACCGTCGCCCCGGTATGGGACGGTAACGAAACCTGGCTGGTCATGGGCGGAGCTGCCCTGTTTGGCGCCTTCCCTCTCGCATACTCGGTTATACTGGATGCGCTGGCGATACCTCTGATGGTGATGCTTATCGGCCTGATCTTCCGTGGTGTTGCCTTTGAGTTTCGCTTCAAAGCGACCCCTGCACACCGACCGTTTTGGGACAAGGCATTTATCGCAGGTTCATTTGTGGCCACCTTTGCGCAAGGTGTAGTACTGGGTGCTTTTTTGAATGGGTTCCCGGTTGATGGACGTCGCTGGTCAGGCGACGTGTTCGACTGGTTTACCCCCTTCAGCCTGTTTTGCGGCGTGGGACTACTGGTGGCCTACGCGCTGCTGGGATGCAGTTGGCTGATTATTAAAACGGAAGGCGAACTGTTAATCGCTATGCGTAAACTGGCACGTCCGCTGCTGCTGGCCCTGCTGGTGATCCTGGCTATCGTCAGTGGCTGGACACCACTTACACATGTGGCCATTGCTGAACGGTGGTTTACCTTGCCGAATCTGTTCTTCTTCCTGCCCGTACCAATTCTGGTGCTGCTGGTATCATGGGGATTGTGGCGTTGCGCGTGGGATCCGAATGCGCACTATGCTCCTTTTATCCTGACGCTGGTGCTGGTGTTCCTCGGTTTTAGCGGGCTGGGAATCAGCATCTGGCCAAATTTGATCCCTCCGGCAATCAACTTCAGAGACGCCGCCGCGCCGCCGCAAAGTTTGGGCTTTATGTTAGTCGGTGCTCTGTTCATTATCCCGCTGATTCTGGTGTACACCTTTTGGAGCTATTACGTTTTCCGCGGCAAAATTAAACCTGAACACGGCTATCATTGA
- a CDS encoding DUF2474 domain-containing protein, giving the protein MTLIQRMTRKSEKQPLWKRLGWMLLIWTSSVLALFLVAALFRALMTAAGLKLH; this is encoded by the coding sequence ATGACCCTGATTCAACGGATGACGCGCAAGAGTGAGAAACAACCGCTTTGGAAAAGGCTCGGCTGGATGCTGCTAATTTGGACCAGCAGTGTGTTAGCGTTATTTCTGGTCGCCGCGCTGTTCCGGGCACTGATGACTGCCGCAGGCCTAAAACTTCACTGA
- a CDS encoding bestrophin family protein, with translation MIIRPNCHWFIRLFAWQGSVLPGILFRLGLNLAMSLIAIFCLGWYESLGIKLTLAPFSLLGVSIAIFLGFRNSVCYARYTEARQMWGNLLIACRNIQRQALAICPHEAQQVTSLLLAFCYSMKHQLRGTDARHDLTRFLGENAEKILHRRAPTNFIELQLSQWLAEQRRNGQISDILYTNMDQNLNQLTQVLGGCERLASMPVPFAYGLLLHRTVYLFCTLLPFALVPDLHYMTPVVSVFISYTFLSLDTLAEELETPFGYAKNHLPMDAMCNNIEINLREMNQERDLPEAMHPDVRFRLT, from the coding sequence ATGATCATTCGTCCCAATTGTCATTGGTTTATCCGCCTCTTTGCCTGGCAGGGCTCAGTGCTGCCAGGCATTCTGTTTCGGCTCGGTCTTAATCTGGCGATGTCCCTTATCGCTATTTTTTGCCTGGGCTGGTATGAGTCTCTGGGCATCAAATTAACGCTCGCCCCATTCAGCCTGTTAGGTGTTTCCATTGCAATATTTCTCGGTTTTCGTAACAGCGTATGTTATGCGCGTTATACCGAAGCACGACAGATGTGGGGAAATTTGCTGATTGCCTGCCGTAATATTCAGCGACAGGCATTGGCCATTTGTCCACATGAAGCACAGCAAGTGACATCGCTGCTGCTGGCATTTTGCTACAGCATGAAGCACCAGCTACGTGGCACCGACGCACGTCATGATCTCACCCGCTTCCTGGGTGAAAATGCCGAGAAAATTTTGCATCGCCGGGCGCCAACTAACTTTATTGAGTTACAGTTATCGCAATGGCTGGCTGAGCAGCGGCGTAATGGCCAGATCTCCGATATTCTCTACACCAATATGGACCAGAATCTTAACCAATTGACCCAGGTTTTGGGCGGTTGCGAGCGTCTTGCCAGTATGCCCGTGCCCTTTGCCTATGGTTTATTGCTGCACCGCACGGTTTACCTTTTTTGTACGCTGCTGCCATTTGCCCTGGTGCCTGATTTGCACTATATGACGCCAGTTGTTTCCGTATTTATTTCGTACACGTTTCTTTCCCTGGACACGCTGGCGGAAGAGCTGGAAACGCCTTTTGGCTATGCGAAAAACCATCTGCCGATGGATGCGATGTGTAACAACATTGAAATTAACCTGCGTGAAATGAATCAGGAACGTGATTTGCCGGAGGCGATGCACCCCGATGTGCGTTTCCGGTTAACCTGA